The following proteins are encoded in a genomic region of Oryzias latipes chromosome 17, ASM223467v1:
- the LOC101166743 gene encoding supervillin isoform X5, whose product MNRKERIARRLEGIESEATPALVSGGLVANRMLEEDPPRYTRASDPREPRVTAKRYNRAELETPKKTMSSPDRSPHAKSGVGSSHTEPVVVYVDPVTLSTSSTPASGSTEPNNLTSKAERIARYKAERRRQLSERYGIHLDQEADVDYTPRYRSRQDPESAVRQSSARREKETVQVEAQGREPSVPYRSGIGRVYMRTHPEPSPAGTVGHIHSNQAPPPTQERPSRLVEPEKALNMENNRRGEVQEGSVSYRSRTQEPHLPQQLHTHHQESSQTTKGYSIAAVPSSPRTARRSSLPSTRYGISPGDLFIEQQAQSILNRQGIRVRERLSRDETVQKPPDWSPDRHQTNQHHSHGSAQRVSKQPEIIMKRSGSQTHNRPGHGQTASHPFTSDLQHCATAVDPQPYLAVPAPVRKSSGPPEVQPRRRVSTDQIYAAHREARLEAKQVLKEEGHTEGLLKSRKAVLPSEIRRRERSVDDAQRDCHEAMDRQNISPDRRRMSRGEEDWDRERPRERGRERQVQRIRERGEEHVSTNDSQEQRTFRSMEPPHTSVHQHHVQSQPLEPVHLQIRPPEPQLQHEPQKGEHAAQSQQLPQMQHQFKQLRHLQENQSLLQSQHEHHVLSSQNQKIRIKQEPQLQQETVPQTQQPAQLNIQKLDPVGYLKTGSSLAQAGNRSMETSGGLKPKLRTRSMSDIGVNKHSAIYCIERARRDGSRINPLPVTTNGDMNTLDTRVSVAQLRHSYLENANRKPEFETTKVDLPAMEMDAITSTDQERGARRPRRYITPGESRMSERFRTQPITSAERLESDRSRLSPSQLEDAEAEEKLDERAKMSVAAKRSLFRELEKTSDGGVPKPRSRNAAVERRLRRVQDRSHTQPVTNKEITASSLQDSSQPGSEAQEQDKENQDQPGQAPGSEGKPHGQDAPDLSALSLSEKMALFNCLAQPTAKPAEGVRGEIRQRRSNTRFQTQPITQGEVEQETAAVCNGVLKAIQEEHLKNGSEIKLEPLSAALVRSVAAVTSQSSLTTVNAMPGSGSNEDGFRLGKCTAIPYIPAQQQQPSSTSIHQERAPRYFSLTQSGDPGHPETDLNSSPLLPIGEATRLPLVTTSSADQWQQGVIVEECLKGQQKEKVGGRQQGGARQDIQGGIIPSKLYSSSRDREDRLQHHQLSAEPSLWHDEPELLPSRRAADGNSQRGDRRGKEGELRETGAAHASSLEDQAGTAARSQGGFPDSLDHPVTLKPLIAKVSSRTVSYVSNSQQHQESTIRPPQTLPKPSSFIQPPPTHPKPFTHSPQTQPKPQGFVQSLPKPFQPQPKAQGPPQTPPKPQYFAQTLVKSQSLPLDNTEDFSRNTSGNQLSPTESGDGLSDGMSAQQMSIKERVALLKKSGEEDWKNRINKKQEVASNEQQAQQWETGETGQKEDGVRDHSAVSVSEQLWGPVFSSTFSPPISLGQKCQYIDHHGQNAGEDIEAQMSIEERKQMISTREDAWKTKGKGAANDSDQYTVAARMVKQGLAASSSVISPILSPVSTKLKSSAAMVKPHEEIEARPDMESDKKLDKLESFLGRLNSKVAGLQETTITVTEKAVKEVMKLDDEIFSKFYKRVAEFPRMPTRIELSEDFDSIFGSQSPKLTSAMVQHKLAVRPSRNVRSSRNPLRMLAAREDIRHEYTEQRLNVAQVESKRIKAEKNEPSRTSEYSEAALAGLASKENFSGVSLRSVNLTEQSSNNSAVPYKSLMLMQVKGRRHVQTRLVEPRASSLNSGDCFLLVTPDHCFVWIGEFSNVIEKAKAMDLATFIQTKKDMGCRANQLQTIEEGVDPQGAETQQFWTILGGQMPYQSAGPPEEDEQFENGIVETNCIFRLLDDKLVPDDEEWGKNPHSCLLSSKEVLVFDFGSEVYVWHGKEVTLAQRKVAFQLAKHLWNGTFDYTCCDINPLDPGGCNTLIPRKGQGRPDWAIFGRLTEHNETALFKEKFLDWSEAKSPTPKEGGEPVPEPKEAPGRECRPYDATLMLPIICSPVCTILEGVNVGRGYGPVETEDRMRVQEISTVSVDVWHILEFDYSRLPRQSIGQFHEGDAYVVKWKYMVSTSVGRRQNPDARSSGPGKEKCCYFFWQGRHSTVSEKGTSALMTVELNEKRGAQVQVQQGKEPPAFLQCFNGGMIIHAGKREEEEENTQSEWRLYCVRGEVPVEGHLLEVACHCSSLRSRASMIMLNINKAVIYLWHGCKSQQHTRSVGNTAALKIKEQCPLEAGLHCSSNVTIHECDEGAETPGFWEALGRKDRKAYDCMLQDPGKFNFTPRLFQLSSTSGDFVAAEFFHPSGAADLVSSLPFLQEDLYNASQPALFMVDNFHEVYLWQGWWPQDSESTGSARIRWDADRKCAMQTVLQYCKEKNEKKPPKAYLIHAGLEPLTFTNMFPSWEHREDVAEITEREAEVCNQIILVEDVLARLCQNSFPLSQLQTRPLPEGVDPLRLEIYLSDQDFERALEMTREEYECLPGWKQVNLKKAKGLF is encoded by the exons ATGAACAG AAAGGAGAGGATAGCCCGGCGCTTGGAGGGGATTGAAAGCGAAGCCACACCTGCTCTTGTGTCTGGTGGTTTGGTGGCCAACAGGATGCTGGAGGAGGACCCACCACGGTACACTCGCGCCTCTGACCCCCGTGAACCACGGGTCACAG CCAAGCGCTACAATCGAGCAGAGCTGGAGACACCAAAGAAGACAATGTCATCTCCAGACCGATCACCCCATGCCAAAAGTGGTGTTGGCAGCAGCCATACAGAGCCAGTTGTGGTGTATGTAGATCCAGTGACGTTGTCAACATCATCAACACCCGCATCTGGCTCCACTGAGCCCAACAACCTCACCTCAAAGGCTGAACGAATCGCCCGCTATAAAGCAGAACGCCGTCGGCAGCTTTCAGAGCGCTATGGCATCCATCTTGATCAGGAGGCCGATGTGGACTACACTCCACGTTACCGTTCCAGGCAGGATCCAGAATCTGCTGTCCGTCAATCATCTGCCAGGCGGGAAAAGGAAACAGTCCAAGTGGAGGCTCAAGGGCGGGAGCCTAGTGTGCCGTATCGCTCTGGAATTGGCAGGGTTTACATGAGGACACACCCAGAGCCTTCACCTGCTGGCACAGTGGGTCACATCCACTCCAACCAAGCCCCGCCTCCAACCCAAGAAAGGCCCAGTAGGTTGGTGGAACCTGAAAAAGCATTGAATATGGAGAACAACCGCCGAGGTGAAGTTCAGGAGGGCTCAGTTTCTTACAGAAGCAGGACACAGGAGCCACATTTGCCTCAACAACTGCATACCCACCACCAAGAGTCAAGCCAAACCACCAAGGGCTACAGTATTGCAGCAGTTCCCAGCTCTCCTCGCACTGCCCGTAGGTCTTCCCTGCCCTCCACTCGCTATGGTATCTCACCTGGAGATTTATTCATAGAGCAACAGGCACAGAGCATCCTCAACAGGCAGGG AATCCGAGTAAGAGAGCGATTGTCCAGAGATGAAACTGTCCAGAAGCCCCCAGACTGGAGTCCAGACCGACACCAGACGAACCAACATCACTCTCATGGAAGTGCTCAACGTGTATCCAAGCAGCCAGAGATCATCATGAAGAGGAGTGGTTCCCAAACTCACAACCGTCCTGGCCACGGCCAAACTGCCAGTCATCCCTTCACATCTGACCTTCAACACTGTGCCACTGCTGTGGACCCTCAGCCCTATTTGGCTGTACCTGCTCCAGTCCGCAAATCTTCTGGACCTCCAGAGGTACAACCACGAAGAAGAGTGAGCACTGACCAGATCTATGCAGCCCACAGGGAGGCAAGACTGGAGGCAAAGCAGGTCCTGAAGGAAGAAGGCCACACAGAAGGACTCCTAAAGAGCAGGAAAGCTGTTTTACCCTCAGAAATTCGTCGAAGGGAAAGGAGTGTTGATGATGCTCAGAGGGACTGTCATGAAGCCATGGACAGACAGAACATCAGTCCAGACAGAAGACGGATGAGTCGAGGGGAGGAGGACTGGGATCGGGAAAGGCCAAGGGAAAGGGGAAGAGAAAGGCAGGTTCAGAGGATCAGAGAAAGGGGAGAGGAGCATGTCTCTACCAATGACAGCCAAGAACAGAGAACCTTCAGATCAATGGAACCTCCCCACACCTCTGTGCACCAGCATCATGTGCAGAGTCAACCCTTGGAGCCAGTGCACCTGCAAATTCGGCCTCCAGAGCCACAACTGCAACATGAACCCCAAAAAGGAGAACACGCCGCTCAAAGCCAGCAACTCCCTCAGATGCAACATCAGTTCAAGCAGCTGAGACACCTGCAGGAGAACCAAAGCCTGCTTCAGAGTCAGCATGAGCACCACGTGCTTTCTAGTCAAAACCAGAAGATCCGCATAAAACAAGAACCCCAACTTCAACAAGAAACTGTTCCACAGACGCAGCAACCAGCCCAACTGAATATCCAAAAATTGGACCCAGTTGGCTATCTAAAGACAGGTTCCTCTCTGGCTCAAGCAGGAAACAGAAGCATGGAAACAAGTGGTGGACTAAAACCCAAGTTACGAACCCGTTCTATGTCAGACATAGGTGTAAACAAGCACTCTGCCATTTATTGCATTGAAAGAGCCAGAAGAGACGGATCCAGGATTAACCCTCTTCCTGTAACGACTAATGGAGATATGAACACCTTGGACACAAGGGTTTCTGTAGCACAACTGCGACACTCCTACCTGGAGAATGCCAACCGGAAACCTGAGTT TGAGACGACTAAAGTAGATCTGCCAGCAATGGAAATGGATGCCATCACCAGCACTGATCAGGAGCGGGGAGCTCGCAGGCCTCGGCGTTACATCACTCCAGGAGAGAGTCGCATGTCGGAGCGGTTCAGGACTCAGCCCATCACCTCTGCAGAGCGTCTGGAGTCTGACAG GTCCCGTCTAAGTCCATCACAACTAGAAGATGCTGAAG CTGAAGAAAAACTGGATGAAAGAGCCAAGATGAGTGTAGCTGCAAAAAGGTCTCTCTTCAGG GAGCTGGAAAAGACATCGGATGGAGGAGTTCCCAAACCCCGCTCTCGAAATGCTGCCGTAGAAAGACGTTTGCGAAGAGTCCAGGACCGCTCGCACACACAGCCAGTCACCAACAAGGAAATCACTGCCTCCAG CCTTCAGGACTCCTCTCAGCCAGGCTCAGAAGCTCAGGAgcaagacaaagaaaaccaggaTCAGCCGGGTCAAGCACCTGGGTCTGAAGGCAAACCACACGGCCAGGATGCGCCTGACCTTTCTGCACTGAGTTTATCTGAGAAGATGGCTCTGTTCAACTGCCTAGCCCAACCTACTGCCAAACCAGCAGAGGGAGTTCGAGGGGAGATCCGCCAACGCAGATCCAACACCCGTTTTCAAACCCAGCCTATCACCCAGGGGGAAGTGGAGCAG GAAACTGCTGCGGTGTGTAACGGTGTCTTAAAAGCCATTCAGGAAGAACAT CTTAAAAATGGAAGTGAGATCAAGCTGGAGCCATTATCCGCTGCCCTGGTTCGATCTGTAGCAGCCGTCACCTCCCAGTCCTCCCTCACCACAGTCAATGCGATGCCAGGCAGTGGCAGCAATGAGGATGGGTTTCGTTTAGGGAAGTGCACCGCCATTCCCTACATCCCTGCCCAACAACAGCAACCCAGCAGCACAAGCATCCACCAGGAGAGGGCGCCGAGGTATTTCTCCTTGACCCAGAGCGGGGACCCAGGCCACCCTGAGACAGACCTCaactcctcccctctcctcccAATAGGAGAGGCAACCCGGCTCCCTCTCGTTACCACCTCCTCTGCCGATCAGTGGCAGCAGGGGGTGATTGTGGAGGAGTGTTTGAAAGggcagcaaaaagagaaggttGGGGGGAGACAGCAGGGAGGAGCCAGGCAAGACATCCAAGGTGGCATCATTCCCAGCAAGCTTTACTCATCCAGCAGGGACAGAGAGGACAGGCTGCAGCATCATCAGCtctctgctgagccttcttTGTGGCACGACGAGCCGGAGCTGCTGCCCAGCAGAAGAGCTGCAGACGGAAACTCCCAgagaggagacagaagaggaaaagAAGGAGAACTGAGAGAAACTGGAGCAGCTCATGCTTCCTCTTTAGAGGATCAGGCTGGGACCGCTGCCCGGAGCCAGGGAGGCTTTCCAG ACTCGTTGGATCATCCAGTGACTCTGAAGCCACTGATAGCAAAAGTATCCTCCAGGACGGTGTCTTACGTCTCAAACAGCCAGCAGCATCAGGAAAGCACCATTCGTCCCCCTCAGACGCTTCCTAAACCCTCATCCTTCATCCAGCCGCCCCCGACTCACCCCAAACCTTTCACTCACTCCCCACAAACCCAGCCCAAGCCTCAGGGGTTTGTCCAGTCACTCCCAAAACCTTTCCAGCCTCAGCCTAAAGCTCAGGGGCCTCCTCAGACACCACCTAAGCCTCAGTACTTTGCCCAGACTCTGGTGAAGTCCCAGTCTCTGCCTCTGGACAACACTGAAGACTTCAGCAGAAACACTTCTGGaaaccagctgtccccaacagAGTCTGGGGACGGACTGTCTGACGGCATGTCCGCACAACAGATGTCTATCAAAGAGAG AGTGGCCCTCCTGAAGAAGAGTGGTGAAGAAGATTGGAAGAACAGGATCAAcaagaaacaggaagtggcgTCCAACGAGCAGCAGGCTCAGCAGTGGGAGACGGGGGAGACCGGCCAGAAG GAGGACGGGGTTCGGGACCACTCTGCTGTCTCTGTGTCTGAACAGTTGTGG GGGCCTGTTTTCTCCTCCACTTTTTCTCCTCCCATCTCCCTTGGGCAAAAGTGTCAGTATATTGATCACCATGGTCAG AATGCTGGGGAGGACATTGAGGCCCAGATGAGCATTGAAGAGAGGAAACAGATGATCTCAACTCGAGAGGACGCCTGGAAGACAAAGGGCAAAGGAGCAGCCAATGACTCAGACCAGTACACAGTCGCAGCACGAATGGTCAAGCAAG GTCTGGCAGCCTCCTCCTCGGTCATCAGTCCCATCCTCTCACCGGTCTCCACCAAACTCAAGAGCAGTGCGGCGATGGTCAAACCACACGAGG aAATTGAGGCAAGACCTGACATGGAATCCGACAAAAAGCTGGACAAATTAGAGAGTTTCTTAGGACGTTTGAATAGCAAAG TGGCAGGCTTGCAGGAAACCACCATTACAGTGACGGAGAAGGCAGTGAAAGAAGTGATGAAACTGGATGATGAGATCTTCTCCAAGTTCTACAAACGCGTGGCAGAATTTCCTCGCATGCCCACCAGAATCGAGCTCAGTGAAGACTTTGACTCCATCTTTGGTTCTCAGAGCCCCAA GTTGACTTCAGCCATGGTGCAGCACAAGCTAGCAGTTCGTCCATCCAGGAATGTGCGATCATCTCGAAACCCTCTGAGGATGCTGGCAGCCAGAGAGGACATCCGACATGAGTACACTGAGCAGAGACTGAATGTAGCCCAGGTGGAGAGCAAGAGGATAAAGGCAGAGAAGAACGAGC CGAGCAGAACCTCTGAGTACTCCGAGGCAGCTCTGGCAGGTCTGGCCAGCAAGGAGAACTTCAGCGGTGTGAGTCTGCGCAGCGTCAACCTCACAGAACAGAGCTCCAACAACAGCGCAGTGCCATATAAAAGCCTCATGCTCATGCAGGTCAAAG GTCGGCGTCATGTTCAGACCAGATTAGTGGAGCCCAGAGCATCTTCTCTGAACAGCGGAGACTGTTTCCTGCTGGTGACTCCAGACCACTGCTTTGTTTGGATAGGAGAGTTCTCTAATGTCATTGAGAAAGCTAAA GCGATGGATTTGGCAACTTTCATTCAGACAAAGAAGGACATGGGCTGCAGGGCCAACCAGCTGCAGACTATTGAAGAAGGGGTTGACCCACAGGGTGCAGAGACGCAGCAGTTCTGGACGATCCTCGGAGGACAGATGCCTTACCAGT CGGCAGGCCCACCAGAGGAGGATGAGCAGTTTGAGAATGGCATCGTGGAAACCAACTGTATCTTCAGGTTGCTGGATGATAAACTGGttcctgatgatgaagagtgGGGGAAGAATCCTCACAGCTGCCTGTTGTCATCGAAGGAG GTTCTTGTGTTTGACTTTGGCAGCGAGGTGTATGTTTGGCACGGCAAAGAAGTGACTCTGGCACAGAGGAAGGTGGCCTTCCAGCTGGCCAAACACCTGTGGAACGGCACCTTTGACTACACCTGCTGCGACATCAACCCGCTTGACCCGGGAGGCTGCAACACCCTCATACCCAG AAAAGGTCAGGGTCGTCCAGATTGGGCAATATTCGGCAGATTGACTGAGCACAATGAGACTGCTTTGTTTAAGGAGAAGTTTCTGGATTGGTCAGAAGCAAAGTCGCCCACTCCAAAGGAGGGTGGTGAACCTGTACCTGAGCCAAAG GAGGCTCCAGGACGAGAGTGTCGACCTTACGATGCCACCCTAATGCTGCCCATCATCTGCTCACCTGTTTGCACCATTTTGGAAGGAGTGAATGTGGGCCGCGGTTACGGGCCAGTGGAGACAGAGGACCGCATGAGGGTCCAGGAGATCAGCACGGTGTCTGTGGATGTCTGGCACATCCTGGAGTTTGATTACAGCCGTCTGCCGCGACAGAGCATCGGCCAGTTCCATGAGGGAGACGCATATGTGGTCAAGTGGAAGTACATGGTCAGCACTTCAG TTGGTCGCAGGCAGAACCCTGATGCGAGGAGCAGCGGGCCGGGGAAGGAGAAATGCTGCTACTTCTTCTGGCAGGGTCGGCACTCCACCGTCAGCGAGAAGGGGACGTCAGCACTGATGACAGTGGAGTTGAATGAGAAGAGGGGGGCTCAG GTCCAAGTTCAACAAGGAAAGGAACCGCCTGCTTTTCTTCAATGCTTCAATGGAGGGATGATCATTCATGCTGGcaaaagggaggaagaggaggaaaacacTCAGA GCGAGTGGCGTCTTTACTGTGTGCGAGGGGAGGTGCCGGTGGAGGGCCATCTGCTGGAAGTGGCGTGTCACTGCAGCAGCCTGCGTTCCCGAGCCTCCATGATCATGCTCAACATCAACAAGGCTGTCATTTACCTGTGGCACGGCTGCAAAAGCCAGCAGCACACCCGCAGTGTGGGAAATACCGCCGCCCTCAAGATCAAAGAACA GTGTCCTCTGGAAGCAGGTCTTCACTGCAGTAGCAACGTCACAATTCACGAGTGTGATGAAGGAGCAGAAACTCCGGGCTTCTGGGAGGCGCTGGGGCGGAAGGACAGGAAGGCTTATGACTGCATGCTGCAAG ATCCAGGTAAATTCAACTTCACCCCGCGGCTCTTCCAGCTGAGCAGCACATCTGGAGACTTTGTGGCCGCTGAGTTCTTTCATCCGTCGGGAGCTGCAGACTTGGTCAGCTCACTGCCCTTTCTGCAGGAAGACCTTTACAATGCATCACAGCCTG CTTTGTTCATGGTGGATAACTTCCACGAGGTTTACCTGTGGCAGGGCTGGTGGCCTCAGGACAGTGAGAGCACCGGCTCGGCTCGCATCCGCTGGGACGCTGACAGGAAGTGTGCCATGCAGACTGTGCTGCAGTACTGCAAAG AGAAGAACGAGAAGAAACCTCCGAAGGCGTACCTGATCCACGCCGGTCTGGAGCCGCTCACCTTCACCAACATGTTCCCCAGCTGGGAGCACCGAGAGGACGTGGCTGAGATCACAGAACGG GAGGCAGAGGTGTGTAACCAGATCATCCTGGTGGAGGACGTGCTGGCCAGACTCTGTCAGAATTCCTTCCCCCTGTCTCAGCTGCAGACCCGACCCCTCCCAGAGGGAGTCGACCCGCTACGCCTGGAAATCTACCTGTCCGACCAGGACTTTGAG